The DNA sequence CATGCCTGTCAAGAAGAAGACGCCGTAACCAAACACACCTGTCAGACCCACACCCAGCAGCAGAAGCAGGTTAGATCGGCTGAACATGACATGGAAGTCTGTACGTCGATACAAGAGCAGTCCCGCAAAGAGCACTGTCGCCACAAGAAAACGGAAGAAACCGATGGTCATCGGAGGTGCTCCCAGCACGGACACCAAGACCTTCGCGGACACCCATGAACCGCCCCATGTGAACATCGCCAGCACCATCAGCAAATAGAGTCTTGTCTCGCGTGGCATACACTAGTCCTCTGCTGGGCCAGGTGTGCTGCAGACCGACGTTTAAACTGGATGCAGTTGGCAAGCTCAAAACCGGATTGGCAGCATATCCATCCCCCGCGGGCAGGCTCTGCTCTTGAGCACAAGCCTCTCATCCAGCCCGGCGCACTTCGCGAGACCCCACTGGCCACTCGTTCAGCACCTCGGTCTGACCTTGCCACCACTGCGTAGATAGAGACAATGCCCACGAGAGTGAACACCGTGATGAGCATGCTCAAGAAGCGTCACTGGGGCCGTCTCAGTCTCAGACATGACGTGACCCAACACAGGGAACTGCTGGTCCTAGCGGTCTTTCACAATACTGAGCACGTAGACTTCCTAGAGTGTGCTGGAAGGTGGCTCTCTCAACAATATCGCAGGAAAGTCAACGTTTATTAGCGAGTGTGCATGAGGTTTGCACAACCGAAGGGATACACCATGTCCGATGACGAGCTTGCAGAGATAAGGCGGCGGAAGATGCAGGCAATGATGCGTCAGGCCGCCGCACCGAAGGTGGAAGAGCCCATGGCCAACGGTCAGGTGAACCTGCTCACGGATGGGACATTCTGGCAAGTCATATCCAAGACCAGTACAGCAATGGTGGACTTCTTTGGGGAGTGGTGTGGACCATGCCGAGCGCTGGCTCCGACATTCGTGGAGTTGGCTCGTGAGTGGGCAGGCAAGGTCTTCTTCGGCAAGATAGACATAGACCGGAATCCAGTCACTACGGCGCAGTTTGGCATTCAGTCGGTGCCAATGGTGGTGGCCTTCAAGGCAGGGCGTCCGGTGGGCTCCTTACCGGGTCTGAGGTCATTTGGCGAATACGATGCGATAGTCGAGCAGCTGAGATCAGGGCGACTATCCGAGAGATCGGACCTCATCTAGCAGAGCAGCAGACCTCATCCGGTCAAGGCTGCCCTGAATCACTGTGACAGGCATTGCCTTTGCGTTTGTGGAGGCACCGAAGCTGCCGTGCCGGTCTGCCACAATCAGGCCGGCCTCACTGTGAGTCTCACGAACGAATAGGTCCATTGCTTTGACGGCGGAGGTCATAGCGTCGTCCCCATGTTCCATGTACAATACTGCCATACGTGAGAGCAGGACTCTGATGATGTGTTCTCCCTGACCTGTGGCAGTCGCACCGCCCGTCTTGTTTGCGTATGCGCCAGCACCGAACACCGGAGAGTCACCGACCCTTCCGGCCATCTTCTTTGATATTCCCCCAGTCGACGAGGTGCAAGCGATCCGTCCCTTTGTGTCGACCGTGATGCAACCAACTGTGTCAGATGCTGCAGAGCTGGTCAAGGGCGGCAGGGCGGTCACGCCAACCCCGAGCTCCTTTCGGTACCCCTCGTCTATCATGCGTTGGTAGAGTTTGTACACACCATCTCCGGCAAACTGCATGTGTTCCGTTCGCTCCATGACATATCGAGCAAGGGACACCGGATGCTGAATCCCCTTCACCGCCATGACGGAGCCTGACTTGAGCGTCCAGCCGTCAACGATCATGGCGTCCAGTTCGATCTCATCATCGATGTTCCGGGTTGCGCCAACACCAGCATTCAGCTTTCCTGATGCTTCCATGAAGACAGTACACACCTCCGCTGCGTCAAGCGCCGAAGCCCCGTTCTTCAGCACTCGGAAACCAACAGTCGCTGCCTCACGAACCGCATCAACACCCTGCGGAATCCGCTCGTCCTTCCATGCTCCTGCTCCACCATGGACCACAATCATTGGCAAGTCGCTGGATGGCACCATGTTCACCGTTGTCAGCCCGACGCCCACAACCACTTAATACCCTTTCTCAAAGGCTTTGGTCGAGTAGAACTCCGTCAGACTCCATATGGACAAATGAGCAGTGTGCCAGCTCCCTTAGGCAAAGAATGATTAGGTCAGCAGAGAACACTCGTACGGGCTATAGTTGATGAAAGCATCAGTGTTTCATAACCACGGCGGTCCGGATGTGCTCTCGTATGAGACTGTTGAAGACCCGACTCTCAGCAGCACGCAGGTCTTGATCGAAGTCAAGGGAGTCGCCCTAAACCATCTTGACCTGTTCGTGAGAAAGGGTTGGCCGGGTCTGAACCTCACAATGCCGCATATCCTTGGCAGTGACGTCGCAGGAGTAGTCAAGGACACCGGCGATGGAGTCAAGTCGACACTCACACCGGGCGACAGAGTAGTAGTCGACCCGAGCGTCTATTGCGGCCACTGCGAGTTCTGCCTCAGAGGGGAACACTCTCTGTGTGATGAGTACAGGATAATTGGCGAACACGTCAGAGGTGGCTATGCAGACTACATTGCTGTGGAGGCTGAGAATGTCATCCCAGTCCCGAATGACTTCAAGCTCGACCTGACTATGCTTGCGGCGATGCCTCTGACCACAATGACTGCATGGCGTGCGCTTGTGACAAAGGCGAGACTGCGTGCAGGACAGGACATTCTCATAGTTGGGATTGGTGGAGGTCTCGCAGTCGCGGCCCTTCAGATAGCTGGGGCGCTGGGAGCAAGAGCAATCGTGACTTCCTCATCTGATGAGAAGTTGAAGAGGGCAGTAGAGCTGGGGGCTGCACAGACCATCAACCACAGGGAACAGCCCGATTACCACAAAGAGGTATGGAGGCTGACGAACAGGCGAGGCGTCGATGTTGTCCTTGACTCGGTCGGCCAAGCCACATGGGAGAGAAGCCTTCGCAGTCTGAGAAAGGGAGGGAGGCTTATCGTTCCGGGTGCCACTTCAGGACCGAACGCCACAACAAACGTGTCACTCGTGTTCTGGAAGCAGCTCGAGATACTGGGCACCACGATGGGCAGCCGGTCCGAGCTGAGAGACGCACTAAGGCTGGTATGGAGTGGCAGAGTGAGACCGGTGGTGGACCGTGTGATGCCCCTGTCGAAGGCACGAGAGGCACACGAGGTCTTGGAGAGAGGAGAGCAGTTCGGCAAGATCATCATGACGCCCTAGTCAACTAGCCCTCGCACGTCCTGTGTACCTGCCTCCTTGCGATACCGCCCATGTACGACGAAGAGCAATAACGCGAAGAGACCGACACCGCCCGCTGCCAGACCAATGAGAGAGACCGTGGAGAGGTCCGCGGATGCAGGGGAGACCGTGACGATAGAGACGTCCCACGCCCTGTTTCCGGCACTGTCAATGAAGACGATAGTGACATTGAAGACGCCCACACCAAACTCAGACAGACCGACAGTCACGGTTTCTGCCGAGGAGTTCCAGACACCCTGAAGCACGACGATGCCATCGACTAGAACAGCATATGAGCTGGGGTTAGCATCCTGAGCTCTCCACGACAGCTTCTGAGAGACGTTCCCTTGAACAAGACTGACATTTCCAGCGGGCACTATCGTCGGACGAGTACCGTCAACAAGCCACACGAAGGCAACTTCGGCGGTGTTGCCAGAGGTGTCATTCGCACGCACAAGAAGAGTATGCCATCCGTCGTTCGAGGGGACTGTGACCACATATGGGTTGGTGAGAACAGACTCAGATTCATCATCCCACTGGGCGACCACGGTATCCAGCCGCCAGTCAGTGACCTCAAGGAACACCTCTGTGACTGGCCGTACGACAGAGCAGTTGACAGGTGAAACAAGGACGACCTCGGGAGAGACATTGTCCTGTGGCACGTCCAGTAGGAGGTGTTCCGACGACACATAGTAAATGTCAGTGTTGTCAATGAATGTGCAGTTGGCCCAGGACGATGGGACCGCGCCGTTCAAGTAAAGCGGGACGAGTGCAGCGGTATGGTAGGTGCTTGACCAGGTCACGCTGACATTGTTGGCTCTTGCAACACGCAGTGTCCGATTCTGTTCCTCGGTGAGTCCCTGTGATGGGAGTTCATCGTTCAGTGTGTCTCCAGTTATGGAGAGCCCACCGGTCTCGTGATCCGCAGTGACAATGAGCATGGTGCCCGGGTGTTGCTGCACAAACCTGCTTGCGACAAGGACGGCGTAGTCGAAAGCAATGACATCAAGCGCCACATTCACTCTGTCGTTGCTGTGTGCCGCCAAGTCTATCTTGCCGCCCTCCACCATCAGGAAGAAACCGTCGGGATCCGAGGAGAGCAGGGTCAAGGCCTTGTCAGTCATCTCTGCAAGGGATGGCTCAACATCATAGTCACGGTCTGCCTCGTATGCCATGTGACTGGACGCAAAGAGACCGAGCACACGTCCACTGGACACAGAGAGTAGTTGTGTCCTGTTGTAGACGACAGTGTATCCCTTCGAGGTCATCATGTCAAGCTGGGCGGCAGTGAACTGACTGAGTCCACCGCCCATTATTGTATCCACATTGGAGACCTCCACTATCTGGCGCGCAATCTCTGACGTGTTGGACCTGCTCATGACGTGAGACAGGAAGGCCGCAGGGGTCGCGTGGGTGACTTCGCAGGTGGACACCACGCCCGTGGACTTGTTCAGTTGTTGCGCA is a window from the Candidatus Thorarchaeota archaeon genome containing:
- a CDS encoding zinc-binding dehydrogenase; translation: MKASVFHNHGGPDVLSYETVEDPTLSSTQVLIEVKGVALNHLDLFVRKGWPGLNLTMPHILGSDVAGVVKDTGDGVKSTLTPGDRVVVDPSVYCGHCEFCLRGEHSLCDEYRIIGEHVRGGYADYIAVEAENVIPVPNDFKLDLTMLAAMPLTTMTAWRALVTKARLRAGQDILIVGIGGGLAVAALQIAGALGARAIVTSSSDEKLKRAVELGAAQTINHREQPDYHKEVWRLTNRRGVDVVLDSVGQATWERSLRSLRKGGRLIVPGATSGPNATTNVSLVFWKQLEILGTTMGSRSELRDALRLVWSGRVRPVVDRVMPLSKAREAHEVLERGEQFGKIIMTP
- a CDS encoding isoaspartyl peptidase/L-asparaginase, producing MVVGVGLTTVNMVPSSDLPMIVVHGGAGAWKDERIPQGVDAVREAATVGFRVLKNGASALDAAEVCTVFMEASGKLNAGVGATRNIDDEIELDAMIVDGWTLKSGSVMAVKGIQHPVSLARYVMERTEHMQFAGDGVYKLYQRMIDEGYRKELGVGVTALPPLTSSAASDTVGCITVDTKGRIACTSSTGGISKKMAGRVGDSPVFGAGAYANKTGGATATGQGEHIIRVLLSRMAVLYMEHGDDAMTSAVKAMDLFVRETHSEAGLIVADRHGSFGASTNAKAMPVTVIQGSLDRMRSAALLDEVRSLG
- a CDS encoding thioredoxin, producing MRFAQPKGYTMSDDELAEIRRRKMQAMMRQAAAPKVEEPMANGQVNLLTDGTFWQVISKTSTAMVDFFGEWCGPCRALAPTFVELAREWAGKVFFGKIDIDRNPVTTAQFGIQSVPMVVAFKAGRPVGSLPGLRSFGEYDAIVEQLRSGRLSERSDLI
- a CDS encoding alkaline phosphatase, whose product is MMRLNALACAVIILFMASCLMTTDTSHRVYPQTTVLVFANGAPHSIILMIGDGMGHQHVELGALVERGVLGDLTMETIGFETAVNTSSANSLITDSAAAATAMATGRKTNNGILSMTPQGTPLETIVELAQQLNKSTGVVSTCEVTHATPAAFLSHVMSRSNTSEIARQIVEVSNVDTIMGGGLSQFTAAQLDMMTSKGYTVVYNRTQLLSVSSGRVLGLFASSHMAYEADRDYDVEPSLAEMTDKALTLLSSDPDGFFLMVEGGKIDLAAHSNDRVNVALDVIAFDYAVLVASRFVQQHPGTMLIVTADHETGGLSITGDTLNDELPSQGLTEEQNRTLRVARANNVSVTWSSTYHTAALVPLYLNGAVPSSWANCTFIDNTDIYYVSSEHLLLDVPQDNVSPEVVLVSPVNCSVVRPVTEVFLEVTDWRLDTVVAQWDDESESVLTNPYVVTVPSNDGWHTLLVRANDTSGNTAEVAFVWLVDGTRPTIVPAGNVSLVQGNVSQKLSWRAQDANPSSYAVLVDGIVVLQGVWNSSAETVTVGLSEFGVGVFNVTIVFIDSAGNRAWDVSIVTVSPASADLSTVSLIGLAAGGVGLFALLLFVVHGRYRKEAGTQDVRGLVD